In Rhodospirillum rubrum ATCC 11170, a genomic segment contains:
- a CDS encoding DnaJ C-terminal domain-containing protein: MSKDPYRILGVGKDATADDIRKAYRKLAKASHPDLHPGDPQAAATFRELAAAHDILGDSAKRARFDRGEIDASGAERAPERPSSAPGGPGSGASSRYYYRDYADAGATGGYGTTAGFEDFEDLSDLFSAGLGRGRKGPRPGRDLRFHLTLDFLDAANGLRKRVTLPDGPVLDLTIPPGTRDGEILRLKGKGAPGLNGGEAGDGLVEISVPPHPAFQRDGDDIVIEVPITLDEAVLGGKIEVPTISGKVAMTLPPGTTSGDVLRLRGKGIHPANRPAGDQRVILKIALPPAIDGALANFLSQWRKDHPYDPRAPLMAQTTPAAHTAHAGRSKTS; this comes from the coding sequence GTGAGCAAGGATCCCTATCGCATTCTCGGCGTCGGCAAGGACGCCACCGCCGATGACATTCGCAAGGCCTACCGCAAACTGGCCAAGGCCTCGCACCCCGACCTCCATCCCGGCGACCCGCAGGCCGCGGCCACTTTCCGCGAGCTGGCGGCCGCCCATGACATTCTTGGCGACAGCGCCAAGCGGGCGCGCTTCGATCGCGGCGAGATCGACGCCAGCGGCGCCGAACGCGCCCCCGAGCGGCCCTCCTCCGCGCCAGGGGGGCCGGGTTCCGGCGCCTCGTCGCGCTATTATTACCGCGATTACGCCGATGCCGGGGCCACCGGCGGCTATGGCACCACCGCCGGCTTTGAGGATTTCGAAGACCTCTCCGACCTGTTTTCCGCCGGCTTGGGACGCGGGCGCAAGGGGCCGCGCCCGGGACGCGACCTGCGCTTTCACCTCACCCTCGATTTCCTCGACGCGGCGAATGGCCTGCGCAAGCGCGTCACCCTGCCCGATGGGCCGGTGCTGGATCTGACCATCCCGCCCGGAACCCGCGACGGCGAGATCCTGCGCCTGAAGGGCAAGGGAGCGCCGGGCCTGAACGGCGGCGAGGCCGGCGACGGTCTGGTCGAGATCAGCGTGCCCCCTCACCCCGCCTTCCAGCGCGACGGCGACGATATCGTGATCGAGGTGCCGATCACTCTTGACGAGGCGGTGCTGGGCGGCAAAATCGAGGTTCCAACCATCAGCGGCAAGGTGGCGATGACCCTGCCCCCCGGGACGACCAGCGGCGACGTGCTGCGCCTGCGCGGCAAGGGCATTCATCCGGCCAATCGCCCGGCCGGCGATCAACGGGTGATCTTGAAAATCGCCCTGCCCCCGGCCATCGACGGCGCCCTGGCGAACTTCCTTAGCCAATGGCGCAAGGATCACCCCTATGATCCCCGCGCCCCCCTCATGGCCCAAACAACCCCTGCCGCCCATACGGCCCATGCGGGTCGGAGTAAGACATCATGA